The DNA region tcttacatttctcttTTCAAAACCACATTTGAACATGTCCACTCATCGGTCATGGAAACTGAAGCGTTTTGCACGATATACACCAGGAGctaaagacaaaacaacaatcCCATGGAAGGTATGCTATGCCTACAGTGAATCAACGATGCTATGCTAGGAATTAGCGTCAATCAAGctaaataaagtttttgtcgaacttttttctttttctcaataTTACAATGTTAGCTTGGTGTTTATACATCGCTgtctttttacacttttttctaGGTTTTTGAGGGTGGGGATAAAAGGTCACCAGTTTTTCTGACCATTCTGGACACTGGATACTTGCTTGTGATGCAGGGTCAAAAAAACCTGGTAAGTGTCAGGTATTATTGTGTTGCTATAAATGATCGTGTCTTGTATTTTAGTCAGTTagttatattacattacatgaaTCTACAGTCTGATCTAttttatgagtgtgtgtgtgtgtgtgtgtgtgggggggggggggggtattcaCAAATGtaagaattacatttttttgtagatttattattattattattattattattattattattattattattattattattattattatttaatgtatttttatttttttaatagaagtGAGCTATAAGGGTGTTTTTTACAATATGTATTTAATTAGTGTTATCAGCCAGTGCCAGTCTTtgtgaatattattattatgagattTGTGTGACTTTAAAATGCAGGAAGCATActagaaatgtattttacatgCACAACACGGGGGTGGAAATGGATAGTATTACTTcatcccactcctttttgagcaaAGAGACTTAGCTTATTTGTGATACATTCAAAGTGTATTAATGCCTTTCCTTTCTTGGACAAGTATGAAGAATAATCCTAGATCAATAaacaaatcatcatcatcatccacttaatatataataataacaacaatgtagatagataatagataatTAGATAAGTCAGAATAATACAGACTTGCTTGAAAAAAGTGTGCCTGCAACAAGTTCTCTGGCCTGCAGTTGCACCTCAATTACTGAGTTCTGGCAGGACCTATGCttttaaagaaaacaatagtATTCACATTTAAAGCTAAGAAGATAGATTGCAGTCATGTGACTACTAGCTCAACTATAATAGTAGCTATAAAGTTCAACATGTATGATAATTCCAATGACACTGATAACTGCACTCCTCACATGAGGTTTCTATGTAAACAGAGACCTCTGCAGGTAGTTGTGGGCATCTCCTCCTGTGGAGCATTTTACATGATATATTTTCAGACTGAATATTTTGAGCAAAGCAAAGGGAGAAATCAGTCTATGTTGCTTGTGACTGGCACACACACttgacttgtgtttttgtgtgtgttaattGATATATTTCTTTCATTCTTAGGATACTGTGCATCTGGTCAGTAGTGGGGACCATATCAAAGttcaccaaaaatctgataatcTCCTATTTCGTTTTACATTAAATGTAAGTAGACCTGTACATTCTGTTGTTAAGGGGTGTCCATTCTTTTTAAACATCAAATTTAAAAGCTGTGCTTCTTTGGTCAGCATAAGAATCCTTCTCTAAGGGTCTCATTTGTAGGGAGAGAGTCGCATGACCAGGCTGCAATTTGAGGGCAAAAGCAAGGAAGATGGCTTAAAGGAGGCTGCAATtgctttgaagaaagtaatggaGTACTTGCCTGTCACCAGTCTAGAGGACGCCCCACAGCCACCTAATCAAACCCATACTGAGCACTCTACACAAGTTACACAGGTGACAGaaaacacaccaacacaccTACAGTTTTGCTCCAGATATATCCAAAATGAAGACTGGCATGATGGCTTGAAGTATGGTTATAGTGCATACATTTTAA from Periophthalmus magnuspinnatus isolate fPerMag1 chromosome 3, fPerMag1.2.pri, whole genome shotgun sequence includes:
- the rec114 gene encoding meiotic recombination protein REC114; translated protein: MSTHRSWKLKRFARYTPGAKDKTTIPWKVFEGGDKRSPVFLTILDTGYLLVMQGQKNLDTVHLVSSGDHIKVHQKSDNLLFRFTLNGESRMTRLQFEGKSKEDGLKEAAIALKKVMEYLPVTSLEDAPQPPNQTHTEHSTQVTQSADDVGSKHEVVQGLLPMKKLAQYFLGDINLTLPELYHHCHLAQGDLEPILRVFLLDPSFHAFVEKVEGELKTMLQE